A section of the Cuniculiplasma divulgatum genome encodes:
- a CDS encoding S41 family peptidase has protein sequence MNAYITAPDINGENVIFTANDSLWIMSIRERVPHYLAGGMGIISNSKFSPDGHKIAFRVMSGEDASSADIYVIDADGTDLHRLTYLTGKSTSRRMYTDVAGWKDNQHVIISTDALSPFTALTYLYSVDTANGILERMLYGPASHIIFGDGNIFLGRNTWEMPHWKRYRGGTRGKVWKGTTDGGFSLIVDMETHVSSPVYMNGRIYFLTDRDGFGQIYSINQYGSDLKKHTEFKDFYPRHLSSDGSLAVFSKAGKLYNFNPKDGITSDITPQFRVGFTSLTTRYVDSSKFLEEFELNNTGDVVLTVVRGQGFITGVKDGPSIKIDAASGRIRLARFIGPDSVVFDGDKDNIETIYRYNFRTGKCSKLKGELGSIESLVPSPDGKWLAVTNNSFQLILVNNEDASHIVVDTSPQGRIYDVAWSRDSSKIAYVFPVIRQFLGGHEFATLRIYDLKTGNIRHITTDNSRDYSPAFSDDDKFLFYLSDRSLDPVSDKLVFDLGFQQITRPYSIALGKLSSPDDVPLPADLVPENYIDTGTGDEKLSSKPLMVPAGDISALKSVPGGLTYLRYEVEGGMKYYNTMALRTGKLCLYSFAKREESVIAEKVAEYTVSRSGSSVMARFEGDVLRQLEFNVASEFKPFKIIAETNFDTKRISVSIDPSEEWLQMFRESWRLARDNYWNGEISKKLSVDIYARYEELVKNVTSRYELSDVIREMQGEFGTSHSYEMGGDFHVASSLQVARLGADFSFKDGRYVLTKVLMGDPSNENEKSPLAYGGFAQAGDVINRINGQELNKDFTPWKALINCSNRIVNVELIRKDGRIVARPVRAIPDDRFLRYRDWVETNRKYVHTKSNGRLGYVHIPDMGVNGFNEFSRLFSREANYDGLIVDVRFNGGGSVSQIILEKLMRARLGFDKPRYGIPHAYPADSVNGPIVAITNENAGSDGDIFTHAFKLLGIGPVVGKRTWGGVVGISPRRKLVDGTIVTQPEFALWFKDIKFGLENHGAEPTDDVENPPDAYMNGKDEQLDYALQKCMKMLDGSERRVEFKP, from the coding sequence ATGAATGCATACATAACTGCACCAGATATTAACGGTGAGAACGTAATTTTCACTGCCAATGACAGTCTCTGGATAATGTCCATCAGAGAGAGGGTACCACATTACCTTGCAGGAGGCATGGGCATAATCAGCAATTCTAAATTCAGCCCTGATGGCCATAAAATTGCTTTCCGGGTGATGTCTGGTGAAGATGCAAGTTCTGCCGATATATATGTCATTGATGCCGATGGCACCGATCTGCATAGGCTCACTTATTTGACGGGCAAAAGCACAAGCAGGAGGATGTATACGGATGTGGCAGGGTGGAAAGATAACCAGCACGTGATAATATCCACAGACGCATTGAGTCCATTCACAGCACTGACATATCTCTATTCTGTTGACACAGCAAATGGAATTCTGGAGCGAATGTTATACGGCCCTGCTTCCCACATAATATTTGGAGATGGTAATATCTTCCTGGGGCGCAATACCTGGGAAATGCCACACTGGAAGAGATACAGGGGAGGTACTCGCGGTAAAGTATGGAAAGGAACCACTGATGGAGGTTTTTCCTTGATTGTGGACATGGAAACCCATGTATCTTCTCCGGTGTACATGAATGGCAGGATATATTTCCTGACAGACAGGGATGGATTCGGCCAGATATATTCAATAAATCAGTATGGTTCAGACTTGAAAAAACACACGGAATTCAAGGACTTTTACCCAAGGCATCTCTCTTCGGATGGTTCTCTGGCAGTATTTTCCAAAGCCGGAAAATTGTATAATTTTAATCCGAAGGATGGTATAACCAGTGATATTACTCCGCAGTTCAGGGTTGGGTTCACCAGTCTGACCACCAGATATGTTGATTCCTCTAAATTCCTGGAAGAGTTTGAACTTAATAACACTGGCGATGTGGTCCTCACGGTGGTCAGAGGGCAGGGATTCATAACGGGTGTGAAGGATGGTCCGTCCATTAAAATTGATGCTGCTTCCGGAAGAATAAGATTGGCCAGATTTATTGGCCCTGACAGTGTAGTGTTTGATGGAGACAAGGATAATATCGAAACAATTTACAGATACAATTTCCGAACCGGCAAATGTTCAAAGCTTAAGGGGGAGCTTGGCAGTATTGAATCTCTTGTTCCATCACCCGACGGGAAATGGCTGGCCGTAACAAACAACAGTTTTCAGCTTATTCTTGTAAATAATGAAGATGCAAGCCATATTGTGGTGGATACAAGTCCACAGGGAAGGATATACGATGTTGCCTGGTCCCGCGATTCCTCCAAGATTGCTTATGTGTTCCCTGTCATAAGGCAGTTCCTGGGTGGACATGAATTTGCCACTCTAAGGATATATGACCTGAAAACAGGCAATATCAGGCATATAACCACGGATAATTCCCGCGACTACTCTCCTGCTTTCAGTGATGATGACAAATTTTTATTTTACTTATCAGACAGGTCGCTGGATCCAGTATCGGACAAGCTTGTTTTCGATCTGGGTTTTCAGCAGATAACCCGCCCTTATTCCATTGCACTGGGTAAACTCAGTTCTCCTGATGACGTGCCATTGCCTGCAGATCTGGTACCAGAAAATTATATTGATACCGGCACGGGAGATGAAAAACTTTCAAGCAAACCCTTAATGGTGCCAGCAGGAGATATTTCCGCTTTGAAGTCAGTCCCCGGGGGTCTCACTTACTTGAGATATGAAGTGGAAGGTGGAATGAAATACTATAATACTATGGCCCTGAGGACAGGAAAACTATGCCTGTACAGCTTTGCCAAAAGGGAGGAATCGGTAATTGCAGAAAAGGTTGCAGAATACACTGTTTCCAGATCAGGCAGTTCAGTAATGGCCAGATTTGAGGGGGACGTTCTCAGGCAATTAGAATTCAATGTGGCGAGTGAATTTAAACCGTTCAAGATAATAGCGGAAACAAATTTTGACACAAAGCGCATCAGCGTATCTATTGATCCCAGTGAAGAATGGTTGCAGATGTTCAGGGAAAGCTGGAGGCTTGCAAGGGATAATTACTGGAACGGAGAAATTTCAAAGAAGCTTTCAGTTGATATTTATGCAAGATACGAAGAACTTGTGAAAAACGTAACCAGCAGATACGAACTCTCTGATGTGATCAGGGAGATGCAGGGGGAATTCGGTACGTCGCATTCATATGAGATGGGCGGTGATTTCCATGTAGCTTCTTCCCTGCAAGTTGCCAGGCTTGGAGCGGATTTTTCATTCAAGGATGGCAGATATGTCCTAACTAAGGTGCTCATGGGAGACCCGTCCAACGAAAACGAAAAGTCTCCGCTTGCCTATGGCGGATTTGCACAGGCCGGTGATGTGATCAACAGAATAAATGGTCAGGAACTCAACAAGGATTTCACACCATGGAAGGCTCTCATCAATTGTTCCAATAGAATCGTAAATGTGGAGTTAATCAGGAAGGATGGAAGAATAGTTGCAAGGCCGGTGAGAGCAATTCCCGACGATCGCTTTCTAAGATACAGGGACTGGGTCGAAACGAACAGAAAATATGTTCATACTAAGAGCAACGGGAGGCTTGGATACGTGCATATACCTGATATGGGGGTCAACGGATTTAACGAATTTTCAAGACTGTTCAGCAGGGAAGCAAATTACGATGGCCTGATTGTGGACGTACGATTTAACGGGGGAGGTTCTGTATCACAGATCATTCTGGAGAAGCTGATGCGCGCCAGGCTTGGTTTCGATAAACCAAGATACGGTATTCCGCATGCATATCCAGCGGATTCTGTAAACGGGCCAATAGTGGCAATCACAAATGAGAATGCGGGATCAGATGGTGACATCTTCACCCACGCGTTTAAATTGCTTGGTATAGGTCCAGTTGTGGGCAAACGAACATGGGGTGGCGTCGTGGGAATAAGCCCCCGCAGGAAACTGGTGGATGGCACCATAGTAACCCAGCCTGAATTTGCTCTCTGGTTCAAGGATATAAAATTTGGATTGGAGAATCATGGCGCAGAACCCACAGACGATGTTGAAAACCCACCTGACGCTTACATGAATGGCAAGGACGAACAGCTTGATTACGCTTTGCAGAAATGCATGAAAATGCTTGATGGATCAGAACGGCGTGTGGAATTTAAGCCATAG
- a CDS encoding ABC transporter permease, producing the protein MNPYLIARKIVQDVILIVLMAVVIFVVYRLMPGNPAQLLLFGAKKAGLSSQKLLAVESQLGLAGGKWNFANFLIYMRDMFTFNFGFDYFEQLSVWDIIKQALPYTMLLFGTAAVVSFVIGIPLGIVTTWVRGTKKESTLVSTSNILNAIPFFVLAIVLIIYLTAKFPVFPVRADFPIAWISEPGHWGGVLYYMFLPTASLVIIEAAGHLLTTRAAMVGTLGEDFITTAKAKGVSEGSIMFHHAARNAMIPISTRMALEFALLMSGAVIVEIIFSWPGMGHLLYQATLSLDYPLAEGALFVISLVTIITYSFVDFIHAWLDPRIKL; encoded by the coding sequence ATGAATCCCTATCTCATTGCAAGAAAGATAGTTCAGGATGTAATTCTGATAGTTCTGATGGCTGTGGTCATTTTTGTTGTATACAGACTGATGCCTGGCAATCCAGCTCAATTGCTTTTATTTGGTGCCAAGAAGGCGGGGTTATCATCCCAGAAATTGCTGGCAGTTGAATCGCAGCTTGGCCTTGCTGGAGGTAAATGGAACTTTGCTAATTTCCTCATTTACATGAGGGATATGTTCACGTTCAACTTTGGATTTGATTATTTCGAACAGCTCTCTGTTTGGGATATTATAAAGCAGGCTTTGCCATATACAATGCTCCTGTTTGGAACTGCAGCAGTGGTCTCATTCGTTATTGGTATACCGCTTGGAATCGTAACGACCTGGGTCAGGGGCACGAAAAAGGAAAGCACACTTGTTTCAACTTCCAACATACTGAATGCCATACCTTTTTTTGTGTTAGCCATAGTACTGATAATATATCTTACTGCAAAATTCCCTGTGTTTCCAGTCAGAGCTGATTTCCCAATTGCATGGATCTCCGAGCCCGGTCACTGGGGCGGAGTGCTATATTATATGTTCCTTCCAACCGCGTCCCTTGTAATAATAGAAGCTGCGGGGCATCTTTTAACAACAAGGGCTGCCATGGTAGGGACACTTGGAGAAGATTTCATAACCACAGCAAAGGCAAAAGGGGTCAGTGAAGGAAGCATTATGTTTCACCATGCAGCCAGGAATGCCATGATCCCCATAAGTACCCGTATGGCTCTGGAATTTGCATTGCTTATGAGTGGTGCTGTAATTGTTGAGATTATATTTTCATGGCCTGGAATGGGGCATCTGCTTTATCAGGCGACGCTTTCACTTGATTACCCGCTCGCTGAGGGCGCTCTGTTTGTCATCTCTCTGGTTACAATTATAACGTACTCATTTGTAGACTTCATACACGCCTGGCTTGACCCGAGGATTAAACTGTAG
- a CDS encoding ABC transporter substrate-binding protein yields the protein MKLGAVMAILIVFVMVGLAVSESNAVGNGSNAVSAVGSSAIASAGSVTPYTYPTTTMQEPGYTNGTYIMAATNNVEHLNVYLTTDVYSFYLLDEIYDSATNLLPNETISPWLATNWSETAVTSTNAASFLGLVNSTTKATYDPLNGKLEPVKYVYTVNIRQGVQWTDWTPANAGSTYTYSNVTTFNGPRGNTHTIHYRFSPMTMKTHYVQSADFILSWKILQSSEDYSGSFANIVNVVPVSNTTVDFYLSNQSATFVTYSLETPILPYHIWVNHDYSTVPGVWNYTASPPSSTGGYNNWNVSYNPTTGMAPQLVGTGPFMMNGGYGMPSGQWIFDQYWKLYVNPHYFVQYTKSLRQWTPKFYELYVPEYLSLSSAVIAMSLNQVYQIEGGVTPTFIPTIATFSHTYIFKKPTTGYGYIQLNSFGPRSAANASAGAYPGMSGPFTPAKMYPPLNITSVRQALNYAVNKVYLNSVVDQGYGIPGTSVVPDSDSVWQNTSLPSFSYNPAKAMQLLNETPGMKYVNGVYEYYGVPFTMNIQITSAASNPLGVEGALLIQKWWDSIGVHTTVTQEAFSTIVSNLLDYGYSGIELGISGIEGDPTGDFVTFYTPAGYGSGFYLGPFTPMNSTTFPGLTTSHNGTYYDNLMTSLYNKMNTNTTLSVRIAAGNEIQGIAAYESTMINVGYGIDLFPIDNSTFVNTTHDTLSQTGFEYWNFMSVHLRSQVVAAPPSKAPEQLSVGVMTPKQVYTNGEYGNVTVQVRNQYGSPVSGANITLGVNPSGALLNITSLNGVTNSNGIYTLEFKVLDNQPLVYTSDYIGEINISAAATISSATPGSVVPGLGYTFIDVQPQPVAYKVTEMPALNDSYNVLKPMQIEVYNPLTGDPISNYSLTLQTIAGIVTMTNVTYSNAALSMVSGNPLNELYNSINYGTQVSNISSTSTKPVNLALTPNGTFAVIVNNETNSISLLNLSSMKISKTFAVGTGPDSVSVAQMTSNTTSVWAFVSNYGSANVTAVNLSSGKTAGNFAVGNNPSDVSLIMNGVNDSFALVTNAGSNNVTAINLTYYVNASHGHGSNVNIAVGSMPDYIAFSGNYALVSNYGSSNVSVINISKLSSSTTSKSQIKLGTQKGPDGMAVVGADLYVAESGSNNVSAIQLVNLSYNSSLAAEGYVNYSWITNVSVGKNPQQLSVSGGFLYASDTGSNVLSAIALSDVGTYSTMDTVVTNISTEAGPMGMLTVGTMTLVADSSGYITVVNDSSSAIYQNYTLWQVTGATAKNGTLTVMLKVGPRADFNLMGQNLESYVFLGNYGAGAPVSGAAPYMTIGQITSATNPNGFGTLQPVELPLGISVSSPAYTISMTTYPNNISSPGGAVQVNVTVVNATGAPVPNFELDLMSQNALGANRGYFSGAGPVIQATDQNQLFGSLELPGIQLTTNSMGMATAMFNAGMYSVAMQNGNFIGFTPQSFTDPYLIPADDFEISAVGVTGTAVTQMSINSSQSVTNVPPSPMAATYFPGISPVDGAVILSSGSTYTLYVNSTYNSPAGVSAGNVPFTLSATYGTFSQTSNTTNSNGTYTVSYTAPKVTTLTEVTITVVADGTTYLEHVYIQPAPTPPNNILYYSLIGVFAALFVIFAALYVMGRRKVVPPPTGGEPPKTGN from the coding sequence ATGAAACTTGGTGCCGTAATGGCCATACTTATTGTATTTGTTATGGTTGGCCTTGCTGTATCGGAATCAAACGCTGTGGGCAACGGCTCCAATGCAGTATCAGCTGTAGGAAGCTCTGCAATTGCTTCTGCAGGCTCGGTAACACCTTATACATATCCCACCACGACAATGCAGGAACCTGGCTATACTAATGGAACATATATAATGGCAGCAACTAACAATGTTGAACATTTGAATGTTTATCTTACGACCGATGTTTATAGCTTCTACCTGCTCGACGAGATATATGATTCGGCAACCAACCTGCTGCCAAATGAAACAATTTCGCCGTGGCTGGCAACTAACTGGTCAGAAACTGCGGTGACATCAACAAATGCAGCTAGCTTCCTGGGTCTTGTCAATTCCACTACAAAAGCGACGTACGATCCCCTAAATGGAAAACTTGAACCGGTGAAATATGTATATACTGTAAATATAAGACAGGGCGTACAGTGGACTGACTGGACACCAGCTAACGCAGGCAGTACATACACATACAGCAATGTAACAACTTTTAATGGTCCAAGGGGCAACACACACACAATACACTACAGATTCAGCCCAATGACCATGAAGACACATTATGTCCAGTCTGCAGATTTTATACTTTCGTGGAAAATACTGCAATCATCTGAAGATTACAGTGGTTCATTTGCCAACATTGTAAATGTGGTTCCTGTAAGCAACACTACAGTGGATTTCTATCTCTCAAATCAGTCTGCTACATTCGTGACGTACAGCCTTGAAACACCCATACTTCCATATCATATATGGGTCAATCACGACTATTCAACAGTTCCAGGGGTCTGGAATTACACTGCATCCCCTCCAAGTTCCACGGGCGGATACAATAACTGGAACGTCAGTTACAACCCCACCACTGGCATGGCTCCACAACTCGTTGGAACCGGTCCATTCATGATGAATGGAGGATATGGCATGCCGAGCGGTCAGTGGATATTTGATCAGTACTGGAAACTTTACGTAAATCCCCATTACTTCGTACAGTACACAAAATCACTCAGGCAGTGGACTCCAAAATTCTATGAACTTTACGTTCCAGAGTACCTGTCGCTATCATCCGCTGTTATAGCAATGTCTCTCAATCAGGTGTATCAGATCGAGGGTGGAGTTACCCCAACATTTATTCCTACAATAGCCACGTTCTCGCACACATACATATTCAAGAAGCCCACCACTGGCTATGGATATATTCAGCTGAACTCATTTGGCCCCAGATCTGCGGCAAACGCATCGGCTGGAGCCTATCCCGGAATGAGTGGGCCATTCACGCCTGCAAAGATGTATCCTCCGCTGAATATAACATCGGTGAGACAGGCTCTTAACTATGCGGTGAACAAGGTCTATCTTAATTCAGTCGTTGACCAAGGGTATGGTATTCCTGGGACTTCAGTTGTTCCTGATTCAGATAGTGTCTGGCAGAATACCAGCTTACCGTCTTTCTCATACAATCCAGCAAAGGCCATGCAGCTGCTGAACGAGACACCTGGAATGAAATATGTGAATGGTGTGTACGAGTACTATGGAGTTCCATTCACCATGAATATACAGATTACTTCTGCGGCATCTAACCCGCTTGGTGTTGAGGGGGCACTGCTCATTCAGAAGTGGTGGGATTCTATAGGCGTTCATACAACTGTAACGCAGGAAGCTTTCAGCACAATCGTCTCAAACTTACTGGATTACGGATATAGTGGCATAGAGCTCGGGATAAGTGGAATAGAGGGAGATCCAACCGGGGACTTCGTCACATTCTACACACCTGCAGGATATGGTAGCGGGTTCTATCTGGGGCCCTTCACTCCTATGAATTCAACAACATTCCCAGGCCTAACAACATCCCACAACGGAACTTACTACGACAACCTCATGACATCATTATACAACAAAATGAATACAAACACAACTCTGTCTGTAAGAATAGCTGCCGGAAATGAGATTCAGGGAATAGCGGCCTATGAGTCCACAATGATAAATGTTGGATACGGTATAGATCTGTTCCCAATAGATAATTCAACATTTGTTAATACAACACATGACACTCTAAGCCAAACCGGTTTTGAGTACTGGAATTTCATGTCAGTCCACCTGAGGTCCCAAGTTGTTGCTGCACCTCCCAGCAAGGCTCCAGAACAGCTGAGTGTTGGAGTAATGACTCCCAAACAGGTTTACACCAATGGAGAATACGGAAACGTTACAGTACAGGTCAGGAACCAGTACGGATCACCTGTATCGGGTGCCAATATTACGCTTGGTGTGAATCCTTCCGGAGCACTGCTGAACATAACAAGCCTGAACGGTGTTACGAATTCTAACGGCATTTACACACTGGAGTTCAAAGTGCTTGACAACCAGCCTCTGGTATACACATCAGACTACATTGGAGAAATCAACATCTCTGCTGCTGCGACAATTTCAAGCGCCACACCAGGTTCTGTTGTTCCTGGACTTGGCTATACTTTCATAGACGTCCAGCCTCAGCCGGTCGCCTATAAGGTAACTGAAATGCCGGCACTCAATGACAGCTATAATGTATTGAAGCCAATGCAGATAGAGGTATACAATCCGCTTACTGGAGACCCAATAAGCAATTACAGCCTCACGTTGCAGACCATTGCGGGCATTGTCACCATGACAAATGTAACATACAGTAACGCTGCCCTTTCCATGGTATCAGGCAACCCGCTCAACGAACTGTACAATTCCATAAACTATGGAACACAGGTATCAAACATATCGTCAACGAGTACTAAACCAGTGAATCTTGCACTGACTCCAAACGGTACATTTGCAGTTATCGTAAACAACGAAACCAACAGCATCTCACTGCTCAATCTATCCAGCATGAAAATCTCCAAGACTTTCGCCGTGGGAACTGGTCCTGATTCAGTTTCGGTAGCACAGATGACATCGAACACCACCTCTGTCTGGGCCTTTGTTTCGAACTATGGAAGTGCCAATGTAACAGCGGTTAACCTAAGTAGTGGCAAAACTGCTGGGAACTTTGCAGTAGGTAATAATCCGAGCGACGTCTCCCTGATAATGAACGGAGTAAACGACAGCTTTGCTCTGGTAACTAATGCCGGGTCTAACAACGTAACAGCGATTAATCTAACCTATTACGTAAATGCATCACACGGACACGGTTCTAACGTAAACATCGCTGTGGGTAGCATGCCTGACTATATTGCCTTCTCCGGCAATTACGCCCTGGTATCAAACTACGGAAGCAGTAATGTGAGCGTAATAAACATCTCAAAGCTAAGCTCCTCGACTACCAGCAAATCCCAGATTAAGCTTGGCACACAGAAGGGACCGGATGGTATGGCAGTTGTGGGGGCAGATCTCTATGTGGCAGAATCGGGTAGCAACAACGTATCAGCAATCCAGCTGGTAAACCTGTCATACAACAGTTCCCTTGCAGCAGAAGGCTATGTTAACTACAGCTGGATCACAAACGTATCTGTGGGCAAAAATCCACAACAGCTTTCAGTTTCCGGTGGCTTCCTTTATGCGTCAGACACCGGATCCAACGTGCTGTCTGCAATAGCACTGTCCGATGTTGGAACATACAGCACTATGGATACTGTTGTAACAAATATATCAACCGAAGCAGGCCCCATGGGTATGCTTACAGTGGGAACCATGACTCTTGTTGCTGATAGTTCTGGATATATTACAGTGGTAAACGATTCCAGCTCTGCAATATACCAGAATTATACACTGTGGCAGGTAACTGGCGCCACAGCCAAGAACGGTACTCTAACTGTGATGCTTAAAGTTGGGCCCAGAGCGGACTTTAACCTAATGGGACAGAATCTTGAAAGCTATGTATTCCTTGGAAACTATGGAGCTGGTGCGCCGGTATCGGGAGCTGCACCATATATGACTATAGGACAGATCACATCGGCCACAAACCCCAACGGATTCGGAACACTTCAGCCAGTGGAGCTTCCACTTGGGATTTCAGTTAGTAGCCCTGCTTACACAATCTCAATGACAACATATCCAAACAACATATCGTCCCCGGGAGGAGCAGTCCAGGTGAATGTGACAGTTGTTAACGCGACAGGGGCTCCGGTACCTAACTTTGAACTGGACCTTATGAGTCAGAATGCACTGGGTGCAAACCGCGGATATTTCAGCGGAGCTGGACCAGTAATCCAGGCCACTGATCAGAACCAACTGTTCGGAAGCCTGGAACTCCCCGGAATACAGCTTACAACCAACTCTATGGGAATGGCCACAGCCATGTTCAACGCTGGGATGTATTCAGTGGCAATGCAGAATGGCAATTTCATAGGGTTCACACCGCAGTCTTTCACAGATCCTTACCTGATACCTGCTGACGACTTCGAGATAAGTGCTGTTGGTGTTACAGGCACTGCAGTGACTCAAATGTCCATAAACTCCTCCCAGTCTGTGACAAACGTGCCACCATCTCCAATGGCTGCAACCTATTTCCCCGGAATATCGCCGGTTGACGGTGCCGTAATCCTGAGCAGTGGATCCACCTACACTCTGTACGTGAATTCCACATACAATTCACCTGCAGGTGTATCAGCGGGAAATGTTCCATTCACACTGTCCGCAACATACGGAACATTCTCTCAGACATCAAATACAACAAACTCCAATGGAACATACACGGTCAGTTACACTGCGCCGAAGGTTACCACACTAACTGAGGTTACAATAACTGTGGTGGCTGATGGAACAACCTATCTGGAGCACGTCTACATACAGCCTGCACCGACGCCACCCAATAATATTCTGTATTATTCGTTGATTGGTGTATTTGCTGCACTATTTGTGATCTTCGCAGCACTGTATGTCATGGGAAGAAGGAAAGTCGTTCCACCGCCAACAGGAGGAGAACCACCAAAGACCGGTAACTGA